One Bacillaceae bacterium S4-13-56 genomic window carries:
- a CDS encoding transposase encodes MKGNNGKRYTEEMKESILKRMMPPNNESVSQISQELGITEPTLYKWRKEARAAGNPTPGGGQVSEQWSSEDKFLV; translated from the coding sequence ATGAAAGGTAATAATGGAAAACGTTATACGGAGGAAATGAAAGAGTCGATTCTTAAAAGAATGATGCCACCTAACAATGAATCTGTAAGTCAGATAAGCCAAGAACTTGGAATTACTGAACCTACTTTATACAAGTGGAGGAAAGAAGCTAGAGCAGCTGGGAACCCAACTCCTGGAGGTGGACAGGTTTCAGAACAGTGGAGCAGTGAAGATAAATTTTTGGTT